From one Lysinibacillus sp. G4S2 genomic stretch:
- the nusA gene encoding transcription termination factor NusA — MSSDLLDALNALEEQKGISRDVLIEAIEAALVTAYKRNFNQAQNVRVDLNLDKGSIRVFSRKDVVEEVEDDRLQISEEDAKAINPAYQLEDVVEQEVTPRNFGRIAAQTAKQVVTQRVREAERGLIYEQYVDREDDIVTGVVERLDARNIYVGLGKVEAALPQNEQIQGETYRPHDRIKVYITKVERTTRGPQVIVSRTHPGLLRRLFEMEVPEIYEGIVEIKSIAREAGDRSKISVHAHNEEVDPVGSCVGAKGARVQTIVNELNGEKIDIVEWSEDPVVFVANALSPSKVLDVQVNEEEKSTTVVVPDYQLSLAIGKRGQNARLAAKLTGWKIDIKSETDARELGIYPSATSTFIPAEDEESDFDDVAVDLYQDDEE; from the coding sequence ATGAGTAGTGATTTGTTAGATGCGCTAAATGCGCTAGAAGAACAAAAAGGAATTTCAAGAGATGTGTTAATTGAAGCGATTGAAGCGGCATTAGTTACTGCTTACAAACGCAACTTCAATCAAGCACAAAATGTTCGGGTTGACTTAAATTTAGATAAGGGCTCTATTCGTGTCTTTTCACGTAAAGATGTTGTTGAAGAAGTAGAGGATGACCGTTTGCAAATTTCTGAAGAAGATGCAAAGGCGATCAACCCTGCATACCAGTTGGAAGATGTGGTTGAACAGGAAGTGACACCTCGAAACTTTGGTCGTATTGCCGCTCAGACAGCGAAACAAGTTGTTACTCAACGTGTACGTGAGGCAGAACGTGGCTTAATTTACGAGCAATATGTGGACCGTGAAGATGATATCGTGACTGGTGTAGTTGAGCGTCTAGATGCTCGTAATATTTACGTAGGTCTAGGAAAAGTAGAGGCTGCATTACCACAAAACGAACAAATTCAAGGTGAAACATATCGTCCACACGATCGCATCAAGGTCTATATTACAAAGGTTGAACGTACAACACGCGGACCACAAGTCATTGTTTCACGTACACATCCTGGTTTATTACGCCGCCTATTTGAGATGGAAGTACCTGAAATCTATGAAGGTATTGTAGAAATTAAATCAATTGCTCGTGAAGCAGGAGATCGTTCTAAAATTTCTGTTCATGCACATAACGAAGAAGTAGATCCAGTAGGCTCATGTGTAGGAGCAAAAGGCGCGCGCGTACAAACAATTGTTAATGAATTAAACGGCGAAAAAATCGATATCGTTGAATGGTCAGAAGATCCAGTTGTTTTTGTAGCAAATGCTCTTAGCCCATCAAAGGTATTAGATGTTCAAGTAAATGAAGAAGAAAAATCTACTACGGTTGTCGTACCAGACTATCAATTATCATTAGCAATTGGTAAACGTGGTCAAAATGCACGTTTAGCTGCAAAGTTAACTGGCTGGAAAATTGATATTAAGAGTGAAACGGATGCTCGTGAGTTAGGTATTTATCCATCTGCTACAAGCACTTTCATACCTGCTGAGGATGAAGAAAGTGATTTTGATGATGTTGCAGTTGACTTATATCAAGACGACGAAGAATAA
- the rimP gene encoding ribosome maturation factor RimP, with amino-acid sequence MSKVPSLIEELAKPIVEELNLELVDVEFVKEGRNWFLRVYVDTPEGGIDIEQCAQVSERLSLLLDENDPITQNYYLEVSSPGAERPLKKDADFENAIGKFIYVKTYEPIKDMKEFQGYLTSYDEHTLVIEVRIKTRKITVTIEQEKIALARLAIDF; translated from the coding sequence ATGAGCAAAGTACCATCTTTAATTGAAGAGCTCGCGAAACCGATTGTTGAAGAGTTGAATCTTGAGTTAGTGGATGTCGAGTTCGTAAAAGAAGGACGTAACTGGTTTTTACGTGTTTATGTAGATACACCTGAGGGTGGAATTGACATTGAACAATGTGCTCAAGTTAGTGAACGACTAAGTTTGCTATTGGATGAAAATGATCCAATTACACAAAACTATTATTTAGAAGTTTCTTCACCTGGAGCAGAACGTCCATTAAAAAAAGATGCTGATTTTGAAAATGCGATTGGCAAATTTATTTATGTTAAAACCTATGAGCCCATCAAGGACATGAAGGAATTCCAAGGCTACTTAACGTCATATGATGAACATACATTAGTGATAGAAGTACGCATTAAAACGCGCAAAATTACAGTAACAATTGAACAAGAAAAAATCGCATTGGCACGACTAGCCATCGATTTTTAA
- a CDS encoding YlxQ family RNA-binding protein translates to MINQAVHNLLGIAARARKVISGEELVVKEVRNGNAKLVLLANDASKNSSKKIQDKCTYYNVEYHVIGDRYDLGHATGKEARVALAITDKGFASKLSSLLNEK, encoded by the coding sequence ATGATTAATCAAGCAGTGCATAATTTGCTTGGGATAGCGGCAAGAGCACGTAAAGTGATTTCAGGAGAAGAGTTAGTAGTAAAGGAAGTCCGCAATGGGAATGCTAAGCTAGTACTACTTGCAAACGATGCTTCTAAAAACTCTAGCAAAAAAATTCAAGATAAATGCACGTACTATAACGTTGAGTATCATGTAATTGGTGATCGTTATGATTTAGGACATGCTACAGGTAAGGAGGCCCGAGTGGCTTTAGCTATTACCGATAAAGGTTTTGCAAGCAAATTGTCTAGTCTACTCAACGAAAAATAA
- a CDS encoding YlxR family protein — protein MAINKKVPLRKCVATGEMLPKKEMIRVVRSKEGEVSVDVSGKKPGRGAYVSKSEKAIEIARKKNVLGHQLDVKIPEEIYDELILLIRRESII, from the coding sequence ATGGCTATTAATAAAAAAGTACCTCTTCGAAAATGTGTAGCTACTGGAGAAATGCTACCAAAGAAAGAAATGATTCGTGTCGTTCGTTCGAAAGAGGGCGAGGTAAGTGTTGATGTTTCCGGAAAAAAACCCGGACGTGGTGCCTATGTCTCTAAATCGGAAAAAGCGATTGAAATCGCCCGAAAGAAAAATGTTTTAGGGCACCAACTTGATGTAAAAATCCCTGAAGAAATCTACGATGAGCTTATTTTGTTAATTCGTAGGGAGTCTATTATATGA